In the Pseudomonas sp. ADAK2 genome, one interval contains:
- a CDS encoding flagellar protein FliT, whose translation MSLVLQRIEQTREALVGALAERNWEAIGQLDLDCRSCMEDVLSEASLDEVALRDNLEELLGVYKQLLEVAMGERQAIVDEMSQIHQAQNAAKVYHLFG comes from the coding sequence ATGAGTCTTGTATTGCAGCGAATCGAACAAACCCGCGAAGCGCTGGTCGGTGCACTGGCCGAGCGCAACTGGGAGGCGATCGGTCAATTGGACCTGGATTGCCGTTCCTGCATGGAAGATGTCTTGAGTGAAGCTTCGCTGGACGAGGTGGCGTTGCGCGACAATCTCGAGGAGTTGCTGGGGGTCTACAAGCAACTGCTCGAGGTGGCGATGGGGGAGAGGCAGGCGATAGTCGACGAGATGTCTCAGATCCACCAAGCACAGAATGCCGCAAAGGTTTACCATCTGTTTGGTTAA
- a CDS encoding motility associated factor glycosyltransferase family protein produces the protein MSESFDDNARVIERRWPTLSARLMLEDSAAIQAELSEGLGSTLSIGGIQLTSRHDRVREARMQAASLPADKAQLHVYGTGLGDLPTVLLERAGLERLYVHILNGALFALVLQLLDQRQWLDDPRVELLYAGDQADIYTPFFALPAEMLLADDFNAKIRDRLVSEVHLSFNNREFDPQSPFILQRLQDSLEVLLADDDVAQLFGTCPGREIYVIGTGPSLESHFQQLAAIREQAQRPLFICVDTAYRPLREHGIKPDLVVSIDQRISFRHLPWEDSDGIPLVYLPMSDPQVLKAWKGKRYGGYSASPIYATLRQQHTRAQLYVGGSVIHPAVDLAVKMGAGRITLFGADFAFPMNKTHAGWSDGDLGPGVNLARHWVRDGHGERVRTQLNFRSYLCELERYIAGHPEVRFFNSSRAGAMIAGTQFNREFVQ, from the coding sequence ATGAGCGAAAGCTTTGACGACAATGCCCGGGTGATAGAGCGACGCTGGCCGACGCTGTCGGCGCGTTTGATGCTGGAAGACAGCGCGGCGATCCAGGCCGAGTTGTCCGAAGGGCTGGGTTCGACGCTGAGCATTGGCGGGATTCAACTCACCAGTCGCCATGATCGCGTTCGCGAAGCCCGGATGCAGGCCGCCAGTCTGCCGGCGGACAAGGCGCAATTGCACGTCTATGGCACCGGCCTGGGCGACTTGCCGACGGTCCTGCTGGAGCGTGCCGGACTTGAACGGTTGTACGTGCATATCCTCAACGGCGCCCTGTTTGCGCTGGTGCTGCAATTGCTCGACCAGCGCCAATGGCTCGATGATCCACGGGTGGAGCTGCTGTACGCCGGTGATCAGGCGGATATCTACACGCCGTTTTTCGCCTTGCCTGCCGAAATGCTACTGGCGGACGATTTCAACGCGAAGATTCGCGATCGCCTGGTCAGCGAAGTGCACCTGAGTTTCAACAACCGCGAGTTCGATCCGCAGTCGCCGTTCATTCTCCAGCGTTTGCAGGACAGCCTGGAAGTGCTGCTGGCCGACGATGATGTCGCGCAGCTGTTCGGCACGTGCCCCGGCCGGGAGATCTACGTGATCGGCACCGGGCCCAGCCTTGAAAGCCACTTCCAGCAATTGGCGGCGATCCGCGAGCAAGCGCAGCGACCGCTGTTCATCTGTGTCGACACCGCCTATCGACCGTTGCGCGAGCACGGGATCAAGCCAGACCTGGTGGTGAGCATCGATCAGCGCATCAGCTTTCGGCACCTGCCCTGGGAGGACTCCGACGGCATTCCGCTGGTGTACCTGCCCATGAGTGATCCGCAGGTGCTGAAGGCCTGGAAGGGCAAGCGTTACGGCGGTTACTCGGCCAGCCCGATCTACGCCACCCTGCGGCAACAACACACCCGTGCGCAATTGTATGTGGGCGGCAGCGTGATTCACCCGGCCGTGGACCTCGCCGTGAAGATGGGCGCCGGGCGCATTACCCTGTTTGGCGCCGACTTTGCCTTCCCGATGAACAAGACCCATGCCGGTTGGAGTGATGGCGACTTGGGCCCCGGGGTCAATCTGGCACGGCACTGGGTGCGCGACGGGCATGGCGAGCGGGTCAGGACGCAGCTGAATTTTCGCAGCTACCTGTGTGAACTGGAGCGCTACATCGCCGGCCACCCCGAGGTGCGCTTCTTTAACAGCAGTCGCGCGGGCGCAATGATTGCCGGCACGCAGTTCAACCGGGAGTTCGTGCAATGA
- the pseF gene encoding pseudaminic acid cytidylyltransferase, whose translation MSNVAIIPARGGSKRIPRKNLKPFDGVPMIARSIKTALDSGLFAQVVVSTDDEEIAGLARACGAQVPFMRPAALADDFTGTAAVIAHALQALEQDFAFACCLYATAPLLQTRFLQQGLNLLEQHPDKSFAFSVCDFGFPVQRALTLDDHGALTALYPQFSQTRSQDLPPAYQDAGQFYWGRSDAWLRGEVLYSTQSLPVILPRYLVQDIDTPEDWTRAEYLYAALKAGGELQ comes from the coding sequence TTGAGCAACGTCGCAATCATCCCGGCCCGTGGTGGCAGCAAACGCATACCGCGCAAGAACCTCAAGCCGTTCGACGGCGTGCCGATGATTGCCCGTTCGATTAAAACCGCCCTCGATTCGGGGCTGTTCGCCCAAGTGGTGGTCAGCACTGATGATGAAGAAATCGCCGGACTGGCCCGAGCCTGTGGTGCCCAGGTGCCGTTTATGCGGCCGGCGGCATTGGCGGATGATTTCACCGGCACGGCGGCGGTGATTGCCCATGCGCTGCAAGCGCTGGAGCAGGATTTTGCGTTCGCCTGTTGTCTCTACGCCACGGCACCGCTGCTGCAAACCCGGTTTCTGCAACAGGGCTTGAATCTGCTGGAACAGCATCCCGACAAGTCCTTCGCGTTCTCGGTCTGTGATTTCGGCTTCCCGGTGCAGCGTGCCTTGACCCTTGACGATCACGGCGCATTGACCGCGTTGTACCCGCAGTTCAGCCAGACGCGTTCGCAAGACCTGCCACCGGCCTATCAGGATGCCGGGCAATTCTATTGGGGCCGCAGTGACGCCTGGTTGCGTGGCGAGGTGTTGTATTCAACCCAAAGCCTGCCGGTGATCCTGCCGCGTTATCTGGTGCAGGACATCGATACGCCTGAAGACTGGACGCGTGCCGAGTATCTATATGCCGCATTGAAGGCCGGTGGTGAGTTGCAATGA
- a CDS encoding ketoacyl-ACP synthase III, with protein sequence MIGIKSIASYVPVAGVDNYAQGAKFEKDEEFILGKIGSAFLPRKDAEQETSDLCVEAANALFANNPDLKREAIDVLIVVTQNGDEEGLPHTAAIVQDKLGLSTNVAAFDISLGCSGYVYGIYAIKGFMEATGLKNGLLVTADPYSKIVDPEDRNTTMLFGDAATATWMGEDAPWQLGKAKFGTDGSGAPHLKVTDGVFYMNGRQVFNFALLKVPAHLHELLDESGLKADDIDAFCIHQGSAAIVDAVARRFEGEPEKFIKDMVETGNTVSSSIPLLLEKHVLDSDWKRVALSGFGVGLSWGSAIIYRP encoded by the coding sequence ATGATTGGCATAAAAAGCATTGCGAGCTACGTTCCTGTAGCCGGCGTGGACAATTACGCACAAGGTGCAAAATTCGAGAAGGATGAAGAGTTCATCCTGGGCAAGATCGGTTCGGCCTTCCTGCCGCGCAAAGACGCTGAGCAAGAAACCTCGGACCTGTGTGTCGAAGCAGCCAACGCGCTGTTCGCCAACAACCCCGATTTGAAGCGTGAAGCCATCGACGTGCTGATCGTCGTTACCCAGAACGGTGACGAAGAAGGCCTGCCGCACACCGCCGCCATCGTCCAGGACAAGCTGGGCCTGTCGACCAACGTGGCCGCGTTCGATATTTCCCTGGGCTGCTCGGGCTACGTCTACGGCATCTACGCGATCAAGGGCTTCATGGAAGCCACGGGCCTGAAGAACGGCTTGCTGGTAACGGCCGACCCGTACTCCAAGATCGTCGACCCGGAAGACCGCAACACCACCATGTTGTTTGGCGATGCCGCCACCGCCACCTGGATGGGCGAAGACGCACCGTGGCAGTTGGGCAAGGCCAAGTTCGGCACCGACGGTTCCGGCGCGCCGCACTTGAAGGTCACCGATGGCGTGTTCTACATGAACGGTCGCCAGGTCTTCAACTTTGCGCTGCTCAAAGTCCCGGCGCATTTGCATGAGCTGCTGGATGAGTCAGGCCTCAAGGCTGACGACATCGACGCGTTCTGCATTCACCAGGGCAGTGCGGCGATTGTCGATGCGGTCGCCCGACGCTTCGAAGGCGAGCCGGAGAAGTTCATCAAGGACATGGTCGAGACCGGCAACACCGTGTCGTCGAGCATTCCATTGCTGCTGGAAAAACACGTCCTGGACTCCGACTGGAAGCGCGTTGCGCTGAGCGGTTTTGGGGTAGGGCTGTCGTGGGGTTCGGCGATCATCTATCGTCCTTGA
- a CDS encoding flagellar protein FlaG produces MDMSVKLNLSYPAAKPAVSTTEKPAEKPRVESIQAVAATGKSSESDNSDNSDKLKMAVQEIEKFVQSVKRNLEFSIDETSGKVIVKVIASESGEVIRQIPSAEAMKLAESLHNASNVLFDAKA; encoded by the coding sequence ATGGACATGAGCGTGAAGCTGAACTTGTCTTACCCGGCCGCAAAACCGGCGGTCAGTACTACCGAGAAGCCGGCCGAAAAGCCTCGCGTCGAAAGCATCCAGGCTGTCGCTGCAACGGGTAAAAGCTCGGAATCGGATAACTCGGACAACTCGGATAAGTTGAAAATGGCCGTTCAGGAGATCGAAAAGTTCGTTCAGTCGGTCAAGCGTAACCTGGAGTTTTCCATCGACGAAACCTCCGGCAAAGTCATCGTCAAGGTGATCGCCAGCGAATCCGGTGAAGTGATTCGACAGATTCCGTCGGCTGAAGCCATGAAACTGGCTGAAAGTCTGCACAACGCCAGTAATGTTTTGTTCGATGCCAAAGCCTGA
- the pseI gene encoding pseudaminic acid synthase codes for MTSFKMGDRWIGADAPPFIIAEMSGNHNQSLDVALQIVEAAAKAGAHALKLQTYTAETMTLDLDEGEFFIKDPNSLWTGTSLYALYEKAHTPWEWHAPIFARAKELGMLAFSTPFDDTAVDFLESLDVPAYKIASFENTDLPLIRRVAATGKPLIISTGMASIAELDETVRAAREAGCTDLVLLKCTSTYPATPANSNVRTIPHLRELFGCEVGLSDHSMGVGASVAAVALGATVVEKHFTLDRAAGGVDASFSLEPAELASLVIETERAWQAMGHVHYGVTEAERKSLVYRRSLYVTQDMAAGEPFTAANLRAIRPGLGLAPKHAETLLGRRARQAIKRGTALDWSLVE; via the coding sequence ATGACTAGTTTCAAGATGGGCGACCGTTGGATCGGTGCCGACGCACCGCCGTTCATCATTGCCGAGATGAGCGGCAACCATAACCAGTCGCTGGACGTGGCGCTGCAAATCGTCGAGGCCGCCGCCAAGGCCGGCGCCCACGCCTTGAAGCTGCAAACCTACACCGCCGAGACCATGACCCTGGACCTCGATGAAGGCGAGTTCTTCATCAAGGACCCCAACAGCCTGTGGACTGGCACGTCGTTGTACGCGTTGTACGAAAAGGCCCATACGCCGTGGGAATGGCACGCGCCGATTTTCGCCCGCGCCAAGGAGTTGGGCATGCTCGCGTTCTCGACGCCGTTCGACGACACGGCGGTGGACTTCCTCGAAAGCCTCGACGTGCCGGCCTACAAGATCGCCAGTTTCGAAAACACCGACCTGCCGCTGATCCGGCGGGTCGCCGCCACCGGCAAGCCGTTGATCATCTCCACCGGCATGGCCAGCATCGCCGAACTCGACGAAACCGTGCGCGCCGCGCGGGAGGCCGGTTGCACGGATCTGGTGCTGCTCAAGTGCACCAGCACCTACCCGGCGACCCCGGCCAACAGCAATGTGCGAACCATTCCCCATCTGCGGGAATTGTTTGGTTGTGAGGTCGGGTTGTCCGATCACTCCATGGGCGTCGGTGCGTCCGTCGCGGCAGTGGCACTCGGGGCGACGGTGGTGGAAAAACACTTCACCCTCGACCGCGCCGCCGGTGGGGTGGACGCCAGTTTCTCCCTGGAACCGGCAGAGCTGGCCAGCCTGGTGATCGAAACCGAGCGCGCCTGGCAGGCCATGGGGCACGTGCATTACGGCGTGACCGAGGCCGAGCGCAAGTCGCTGGTGTACCGGCGCTCGCTGTACGTCACCCAGGACATGGCCGCCGGTGAACCCTTCACCGCCGCCAATCTGCGGGCCATTCGCCCGGGGCTGGGGCTGGCGCCCAAACACGCTGAAACCCTGCTCGGTCGCCGCGCTCGCCAGGCGATCAAGCGCGGAACGGCGCTGGACTGGTCCTTGGTCGAATAA
- the pseG gene encoding UDP-2,4-diacetamido-2,4,6-trideoxy-beta-L-altropyranose hydrolase gives MRVLIRADASPTIGSGHIARCLTLARVLRRQGVHVAFACRQLPGHRLDSLAAEGFETFGLPDRYPDEDPQQAIESLLPWQADIAALDQALEQQPAFDWIIVDHYGLDHHWQTAARRWAPRIAAVDDLATRTYDIDLLLNQNLSGTAEAYAGLVSADCRTLLGPRFAMLRDEFCCPPIEIRPQAKRVLVNFGGFDAAMQTHHAMLALLEFTALEVDFVAGADNPAWEAMHALAADRPHWRLHRFVSDFYRLMTEADLFVGAGGGTSWERAAMGLPTICIAVSNNQQANGEVMATAGAHVFLGAREQVSVEQLRQAIGFVAGNQGLRQSLAERSRQLVDGRGAQRVAAALVGAVLPVRAATVDDARLLFEGRNAEAVRRWSLDSRIIDWPSHQAWLAASLNNEQRLLLIAEAGDGPVGALRYDLHGLSAEVSIYLFDGRFGLGWGRALLARGEAFVKACWPQLQSITAQVLPANQPSLSLFREAGFTQSTCAFTRVLKDHVND, from the coding sequence ATGAGAGTGCTGATCCGCGCCGACGCTTCGCCGACCATCGGCAGCGGCCATATCGCTCGCTGCCTGACCCTGGCCAGGGTGTTGCGCCGCCAGGGCGTGCACGTCGCGTTTGCCTGTCGCCAATTGCCGGGCCATCGGCTCGACAGTCTCGCCGCCGAGGGTTTTGAAACCTTCGGCCTGCCGGATCGCTATCCCGATGAGGACCCGCAGCAGGCCATCGAATCCCTGTTGCCATGGCAGGCGGACATTGCCGCTTTAGACCAGGCACTGGAACAGCAACCGGCCTTCGACTGGATCATCGTCGACCACTACGGCCTCGATCATCACTGGCAGACCGCGGCCCGTCGCTGGGCGCCACGGATCGCGGCGGTGGATGATCTGGCGACCCGGACCTACGACATTGATTTGCTGCTCAACCAGAATCTGTCCGGTACCGCCGAGGCCTATGCCGGGCTGGTCAGCGCCGATTGCCGGACCCTGCTCGGTCCACGCTTTGCCATGCTGCGCGATGAGTTCTGCTGCCCGCCGATTGAAATCAGGCCCCAGGCCAAACGCGTACTGGTGAACTTCGGCGGCTTCGACGCGGCGATGCAGACCCATCACGCCATGTTGGCGCTGCTGGAATTCACTGCGCTGGAAGTCGACTTTGTCGCCGGTGCCGACAACCCGGCCTGGGAGGCGATGCACGCATTGGCGGCTGATCGTCCGCACTGGCGTCTGCACCGTTTTGTCAGCGACTTTTACCGGTTGATGACCGAGGCCGATCTGTTTGTCGGTGCCGGTGGCGGCACCAGTTGGGAGCGCGCCGCCATGGGGCTGCCGACGATTTGCATTGCCGTATCGAATAACCAGCAGGCCAACGGCGAGGTCATGGCCACTGCGGGCGCCCATGTGTTCCTTGGCGCGCGGGAGCAGGTCAGCGTCGAGCAACTGCGCCAGGCCATCGGATTTGTCGCGGGCAATCAGGGGTTGCGCCAGAGCCTGGCCGAGCGTTCCCGGCAGCTGGTCGATGGCCGTGGTGCGCAGCGAGTGGCGGCAGCGCTGGTCGGTGCGGTGTTGCCGGTGCGCGCGGCGACCGTGGACGATGCGCGGTTGTTGTTCGAAGGGCGCAATGCCGAAGCGGTTCGGCGCTGGTCGCTGGACAGCCGCATTATCGATTGGCCGTCACACCAGGCCTGGCTGGCGGCGAGTCTGAACAACGAACAGCGCTTGCTGCTGATCGCCGAGGCCGGCGATGGTCCGGTCGGGGCGTTGCGTTACGACCTTCACGGGTTAAGCGCCGAAGTCTCGATTTATCTGTTCGATGGCCGTTTCGGCCTCGGCTGGGGCAGGGCGCTACTGGCGCGGGGCGAAGCCTTCGTGAAGGCCTGCTGGCCGCAACTGCAAAGCATCACCGCGCAAGTCTTGCCTGCCAACCAGCCGTCGCTGAGCCTGTTTCGCGAAGCCGGTTTCACCCAGAGTACTTGCGCGTTCACCCGCGTATTGAAGGATCACGTAAATGACTAG
- a CDS encoding pseudaminic acid biosynthesis-associated methylase has product MRELTEQEQFWQGDFGNRYVDRNIGQPLVAANLALFAKALTRAARIESLMELGTNAGNNLQALRQLLPRCELFGVEINASACAQARALDIAQIWHGSLFDYPCERRFDLTLSKGVLIHLAPELLPAAYTQLYELSQRYILIAEYYNPAPVEVSYRGNSGKLFKRDFAGEMLDRYADLQLLDYGFGYHRDPQFPVDDITWFLLEKRP; this is encoded by the coding sequence ATGCGTGAACTGACTGAGCAGGAACAATTCTGGCAGGGCGATTTCGGTAATCGGTACGTCGATCGCAACATCGGGCAACCCCTGGTCGCTGCCAACCTGGCGTTGTTTGCCAAGGCGCTGACCCGGGCCGCGCGCATCGAAAGCCTGATGGAGCTGGGCACCAATGCCGGCAACAATTTGCAGGCGCTGCGGCAGCTGTTGCCCCGGTGCGAATTGTTCGGCGTGGAGATCAATGCCAGCGCCTGCGCCCAGGCCCGGGCGCTGGACATTGCGCAGATCTGGCACGGCTCGCTGTTCGATTATCCTTGCGAGCGCCGCTTCGACCTGACCTTGAGCAAAGGCGTGCTGATTCATCTGGCACCGGAGCTGTTGCCCGCGGCGTACACGCAGCTTTATGAACTGAGCCAGCGTTACATCCTGATCGCCGAGTACTACAACCCGGCACCGGTAGAGGTGTCCTATCGCGGCAACAGCGGCAAGTTGTTCAAACGTGATTTTGCCGGTGAAATGCTCGATCGTTATGCTGACCTGCAACTGCTGGATTACGGTTTCGGTTACCACCGCGACCCGCAATTCCCGGTGGACGACATCACCTGGTTCCTTCTGGAAAAACGCCCTTGA
- the fliD gene encoding flagellar filament capping protein FliD: MASPILPGSGLGSGLDIGAIVTALVNSDKSAKQTLITNQTSINTAKISATGSLKSALAAFQTAMTNLGKRDAPSFSGFTATSSTPTTLTATSDNTAVNGSYSVVVDKLATGSKVASAAFAGGATSAIPTGTLNISQNGIDYPVTIASGATLQSTRDAINTTLQGKGISANIVTDANGSRLVIGSTVTGAGSDLKVSGIAGLEIDGTNSLGNTPAAGASGNIGGLALDAKVTIDGLTVTSKSNTISGAVGGINLTLVAESSTPVKVTVGTNTDGLKTSLQTFVDAYNTVINTLTTLTKPSLDDQNNPTIGAAMTGDSLPRNLITAVRDVLVAPGAGGQLSVLSQLGIQTDQKTGTLTIDATKYAKAMATPGMSSSVQNLFTGTDTKNGLLARMSAAITPYSQTGGILDQRNSNLSKVQKDLGNQQTALDLRVTNLTASLTAKYNAMDLLVGQMKATASNITGFFASLNAQQSAK, from the coding sequence ATGGCAAGTCCAATTCTACCGGGTTCGGGTCTAGGGTCCGGTCTCGACATCGGTGCGATCGTGACCGCGCTGGTCAACTCCGACAAATCGGCCAAACAGACGCTGATCACTAATCAGACGTCCATCAATACGGCCAAGATTTCTGCTACCGGTTCGTTGAAGTCCGCCCTGGCGGCGTTCCAGACTGCAATGACTAACCTCGGCAAACGTGATGCGCCGTCGTTTTCCGGTTTTACCGCAACATCGAGCACGCCCACGACATTGACTGCTACTTCGGATAACACCGCGGTGAACGGTAGCTACAGTGTTGTCGTGGATAAACTGGCGACCGGTTCGAAAGTGGCCAGCGCGGCGTTTGCCGGCGGTGCCACCAGTGCCATTCCGACTGGTACGTTGAATATCAGTCAAAATGGTATTGATTACCCGGTGACCATTGCCAGCGGCGCGACTCTGCAGTCGACCCGTGACGCGATCAACACCACGCTGCAAGGCAAGGGCATCAGCGCCAACATCGTCACCGATGCCAATGGTTCGCGATTGGTCATTGGTTCGACGGTGACAGGCGCGGGCTCGGACCTTAAGGTCAGCGGTATTGCCGGCCTGGAAATCGATGGCACCAACAGCCTGGGCAATACTCCAGCTGCCGGCGCCTCCGGCAACATCGGTGGTTTGGCCTTGGATGCAAAGGTCACGATCGATGGCCTGACCGTTACCAGCAAAAGCAACACGATCAGCGGGGCGGTCGGCGGCATTAACCTGACCCTGGTGGCGGAAAGCTCGACACCGGTCAAGGTCACCGTTGGCACCAACACAGACGGCCTGAAAACCTCGCTGCAGACGTTCGTTGATGCTTACAACACGGTGATCAACACCCTGACCACTCTGACCAAGCCAAGCCTGGATGATCAGAACAACCCGACTATCGGCGCGGCGATGACCGGTGACTCCCTGCCACGTAACCTGATCACTGCCGTGCGTGATGTGCTGGTGGCTCCGGGGGCGGGCGGACAGTTGTCTGTTCTGTCGCAGTTGGGTATTCAGACCGATCAGAAGACCGGCACGCTGACCATCGATGCGACCAAGTACGCCAAGGCGATGGCAACCCCGGGGATGAGCAGTTCGGTACAGAACCTGTTCACCGGCACTGATACTAAAAACGGCCTGTTGGCGCGCATGTCGGCGGCGATCACGCCTTACTCCCAGACCGGCGGTATCCTTGACCAGCGCAACAGCAATCTGAGCAAGGTTCAGAAGGACCTGGGCAATCAGCAGACGGCGCTGGACCTGCGGGTGACCAACCTGACGGCCTCGCTGACCGCCAAGTACAACGCGATGGACCTGTTGGTCGGCCAGATGAAGGCCACCGCCAGCAACATCACCGGCTTCTTCGCGTCGCTGAACGCTCAGCAGTCCGCCAAGTAG
- a CDS encoding flagellin domain-containing protein yields MALTVNTNTTSLNVQKNLNRASDALSTSMSRLSSGLKINSAKDDAAGLQISNRMSSQIRGQIVAVKNANDGISMAQTAEGALQESTNILQRMRELATQARNGTNGTADQTATNAEFAQMSDELTRIAASTNLNGKQLLDGSAGTMTLQVGSNTGTANHIDLVLSSKFDAVSLSVGSGTVVLTGTTGTGVSSAAANIDNAITAIDAAIASIGATRANLGASQNRLTSTISNLQNITENVTAAQGRVQDTDFAAETANLTKQQTLQQASTAVLAQANQLPSAVLKLLQ; encoded by the coding sequence ATGGCTTTAACAGTAAACACCAACACCACGTCGTTGAACGTTCAGAAAAACCTGAACCGCGCTTCCGACGCTCTGTCGACTTCGATGTCCCGTCTGTCCTCCGGCCTGAAAATCAACAGCGCTAAAGACGACGCTGCCGGCCTGCAGATCTCCAACCGTATGTCCTCCCAGATCCGTGGCCAGATCGTTGCGGTTAAAAACGCCAACGACGGTATCTCGATGGCTCAGACCGCTGAAGGCGCTCTGCAAGAATCCACTAACATTCTGCAACGTATGCGTGAACTGGCTACACAAGCACGTAACGGCACTAACGGCACTGCTGACCAGACCGCAACCAACGCTGAATTCGCTCAGATGTCTGACGAACTGACTCGTATCGCGGCTTCGACCAACCTGAACGGCAAGCAACTGCTGGACGGTTCGGCTGGCACCATGACCCTGCAGGTTGGTTCCAACACTGGTACGGCTAACCACATCGACCTGGTTCTGAGCTCCAAGTTCGACGCCGTCAGCCTGTCCGTAGGTAGCGGTACTGTTGTTCTGACCGGTACTACCGGTACTGGCGTAAGCTCCGCTGCTGCCAACATCGACAACGCGATCACCGCAATCGACGCTGCAATCGCTTCCATCGGTGCAACCCGTGCAAACCTGGGTGCTTCGCAGAACCGTCTGACCAGCACCATCTCCAACCTGCAAAACATCACTGAAAACGTTACTGCTGCTCAAGGTCGCGTACAAGATACCGACTTCGCCGCAGAAACCGCTAACCTGACCAAACAGCAAACTCTGCAACAAGCTTCCACCGCTGTTCTGGCCCAGGCTAACCAGCTGCCATCCGCTGTACTGAAACTGCTTCAGTAA
- the fliS gene encoding flagellar export chaperone FliS, with translation MNPMLALRQYQKIGAQAQTSEASPHRLVQMLMEGGLDRIAQAKGAMARKDIPGKGTSISKAIGIIGGLREGLDLEKAADTVGELDRLYAYMMKRLAEANIKSDPRILDEVDGLLRTVKEGWDAIAAPGPQF, from the coding sequence ATGAATCCGATGTTAGCCCTTCGGCAATATCAGAAGATCGGGGCGCAGGCCCAGACGTCCGAAGCCAGCCCGCACCGCCTGGTGCAAATGTTGATGGAAGGCGGCCTGGATCGCATTGCCCAGGCCAAAGGCGCGATGGCGCGCAAGGACATTCCTGGCAAGGGAACGTCAATCAGCAAGGCCATCGGCATCATCGGTGGCTTGCGTGAAGGCCTGGATCTGGAAAAAGCCGCCGACACCGTCGGTGAGCTCGATCGTCTCTACGCTTACATGATGAAGCGCCTCGCCGAGGCGAACATCAAGAGCGACCCGCGGATTCTCGATGAGGTCGACGGTCTGCTGCGCACGGTTAAAGAAGGCTGGGATGCCATCGCCGCGCCTGGTCCGCAGTTTTAA